In Chrysemys picta bellii isolate R12L10 chromosome 4, ASM1138683v2, whole genome shotgun sequence, the sequence AAATGAGTGGCAGTGGTGGAGAGTAATTCAGTTGTGATCACTTGAGGGTGATGAATGAGGATGTGACATAGTGTATGCAGAGACAAGTCATCTTTTCTGAAACAATTGTACTTAGCCCTCATGGCTAGAGATTTATATTGCAGCAGTGGCAACACTGGTAATTAATGAAACAATCGTGGCCTTTTTGGAAAGCTAGAAACACAGGGTCTGAAGAAGTGGCATAGTGAAGGCCCAAGGAAATTTTCTTAAAGGATTGAAATATTCCCAGACCAGGGATGCTGCAGTAGGAGGTTGATGAATTTGTCTTTAGCCAGGGAGATTGAGCATGGTTTAAAAgggctagggggaaaaaaatgtctgCAAGGCACGTTTTAAGGTAGATGGAGGATGAATTAAGATTAATGAGAGTCTTAGAAGTGGGCTGGAACTAGCGGTCCTGATATGTGGATGGTGATAAAAGACCAGCAAGACCAGCCACAGAATGTGAATTACTTGCTTTACTCAGTGCCCCTTGTGGTcatgtctaaggccttgtctacactacgagagtagttcgattttacttgcatcgaatttttgtaatcgatattgcaaagtcgaacgtgtgtgtccacactaaggacagtaattcgactttgtgcgtccacactaacggtgatagcgtcgacattcgaagcggtgcactgtggtcagctatcccacagttcccgcagtcccctctgcccattggaattctgggtgtagccggcaatgccttctgggtaacaaaatgagtcgagggtgcttttgggaaactgtcgtcatccgtccatcactcccgccctccctccctgaaagcgccggcgggaaaacagttcgcgcgcttttccagtcattgacagcgcggacgccactgtactccgagcatggagcccgctgcgaccatcgctgcagttgtggccgctctcaacgtctcgcagcttatcataaaggtttccctgaggcagatgcagaaaagtcaggcaaggaggctacggcaccgcggtgatgtcctgaagtctgagagtagcacagacctgtcagaaagcaggcgacccagcgccgaggacatcacagtggcaatgggtcatgttgatgccgtggaacggcgattctgggcacgggagacaagcactgagtggtgggaccgcatagtgctgcaggtctgggatgaatcccagtggctgcgaaactttcgcatgcggaagggaactttcctggaactttgtgagttgctgtcccctgccctgaagcgcagtgacacccggttgcgagctgcactgagtgtacagaagcgagtggccatagccctgtggaagcttgcaacgccagacagctaccggtcagtcgcgaaccagtttggggtgggcaaatctaccgtgggggttgttgtgatgcaagtagcgaaggcaatcgttgatgtactgctgccaaaggtagtgaccctgggaaacgtggaggcgatcatagatggcttcgcagcgatgggattcccaaactgcggtggggccatagatggaactcacatccctatcctggcaccggaccaccaggccacccagtacattaaccgaaagggatacttttccatggtgctgcaagcactggtggaccacaggggacgttttaccaacatctacgtgggatggccgggcaaggttcatgacgctcgtgttttcaggaactctggtctgtttagacggctgcaacaaggtatttacttcccggaccacaaaataactgttggggatgtggagatgcctatagtcatcctcggggacccagcctacccgctaatgccctggctcatgaagccctatactggcgccctggacactgaaaaagaactcttcaactaccggctgagcaagtgcagaatggtggtggagtgtgcttttggccgtctcaaggggagatggagaagcttactgactcgctgtgatctcagcgaaaccaatatccccattgttatagcagcttgctgtgtgctccacaatctctgtgagagcaagggggagacctttatggcggggtgggaggttgaggaaaatagcctggctggtgattactcacagccagacagccgggcgattagaagagaccagcgggaagcgctgtgcatccgggaggctttgaaagcaaagttcctgagtgagcagggtaacctgtgattttatagtttgtgtactgagaagctaaacctgcccccgtttctttacccaggtaatgttgactatcctatccagttacatacccccttcaccccccctccaacacacgtgtcgaaataaaaatagttctactttgttaaagcacaccgttttctttaatactgttttagcgggaattttttaaaactgggacgcagactgtggtgcggggcgggtctagtgttgtgatgcgaatgcagcttctaaactcaaggattgacaggctccgctgcggtgggatgcttgtttcaacggagcctgtcacccctcctgatcgggactgtgtgtatgggaggtctatttgactttgtggcagggggaggacggttacagatcccatgctgtgtggctctgtgatcctgtctaaggaccggcgcttaagatctgtaactgccctcccccgccacaaagtcacagagcaacccaccccccccaacattacatcaaaacaacctcccagactaaccggggcaactagtcactgcatcactgcactgtgtatgtggcctgctgctgtgcctgcccccgactatgtaccctgccaaaggagactgtcctgtccaatttccaaccccctttcccctcctcctccaaaagaacatgattgaaacagtagttaacagaaacgaattttttattatcaactacacatggcattgggaggtgaaacttggacgtgggcttgtgtcaggcgggaaggaaagaacttttcaaattttgggaaatgagagccttctgctactagagctctctgcaggggtggagtgagagttagcagggactctgccgcctctccttctttgcactttgggtgaggtgggtatgggacttggtggcgggggagggcggttagagatggactgcagcggggctctgtcctcctgcctccgttcctgcagaacatccacaaggcgccggagcgtgtccgtttgctccctcagtagtccaagcagcgtttgagtcgcctgctggtcttcctgccgccacctctcctcccgatccatgttggcttggtgcattcgggtcaagttctcccgccactgggtctgctgtgctgcctgggcttgggaagaggccataagctcagagaacatgtcctcccgtgtcctcttcttcctacgcctaatccgcgctagcctctgggagtgtgattccaggctaggttgtgagacagtcgcagacggggctgtggaaatgggaaaaagggagtgaattcctctgaaagataaatgtagttgtgaacaaagaacatagtctttctctgtgaacaagaccatgcacagcacctttcacatgcgcactcagcacaaggtcgaattctcggccttcgcattctgtgcctggggtcttgaacagcacatttgagaagcgaggcagcacaacggaatttctgttgcaggcagacatggtaagccgtacacttgtggcagtttaaaacttttatattaccactggcctcatttcacatttaaatcaatgtcagtccctgctgccagcaatccggcaagcgggaactctgcccctgtcccaccccctcgcggctgtccccgggaatgatccctttcggctgcccctctcccgcctccaccgcgtggctgcaaaccagcagtgacagttctgtaaaggaacgggaaagcagtcccaacactaacattcccctacctaattaaaagcaggtcaccatggccgacatcaccctgatgaggatctccgagagcgacaaagagagaatgctccgggaaagcctccaaagaccagggccgtatgccgccctgctgtgcagagcaatgatccccgagtacctgataatctcgtggcgcggcaacgtgtcgtacttcggaggacccaataaggccgctctccccaagaacctcatgcaacggctttcaagttacctccaggagagcttcatcgagatgtcccaggaggattactgctctatccccgcacatatagaccgcattttactgtagctgcagtagcagggaatacacagtagagcggcttgtgcaggacaatcactgaaaaccggacattgctagatttcttttcaaaacttgcactgccccttactaaaccgttaagcgcctagggcacactaatcatgaacaacccattcttttaattgttaatattcctgttttgttaaaaataaatgtttagatgtttacaacacttactggctgatccttcaccagattctgtgtccggggtaatggctggggacgcttcgtaggggatctctgtaagggtgatgaagagatcctggctgtcggggaaatcagcgttgtgagagctgccaactgcctcgccctcctcatctccttcctcatcttccccgtcccctaacatgtctgaggaaccggccgtggacagtatcccatcctcagagtccacggtcactggtggggtagtggtggcggcagcaccgaggatggaatgcagtgcctcgtagaaacgggatgtctggggatgggatccggagcgtccgtttgcctctttggtcttctggtagccttgtctcagctccttgattttcacgcggcactgcgttgcatcccggctgtatcctctctctgccatgtctttagagatcttctcgtagatctttgcattccttcttttggatcgcagctcggaaagcacggactcatcgccccacacagcgatgagatccaagacttcacgatcagtccatgctggggctctctttctattcccagactgcacggccatcactgctggagagctctgcatcgttgccagtgctgctgtgctcgccacgatgtccagacaggaaatgagattcaaactggccagacaggaaaaggaattcaaattcaaattttcccggggcttttcctgtgtggctggtcagagcatccgagctcgcactgctgtccagagcgtcaacagagtggtgcactgtgggatagctcccggagctattagcgtcgatttccatccacacctagcctaattcgacatggccatgtcgaatttagcgctactcccctcgtcggggaggagtacagaagtcgaattaaagagacctctatgtcgaactaaatagcatcgcagtgtggacgggtgcagggttaattcgatttaacggcgctaacttcgacataaacgcctagtgtagaccaggcctaagccatGAGAcagacactctgtgtgtgtgtgtgtgtgtgtgcacgtgcgccatgcaaaaaaccccacagatcatcaaggcaaaagaaaaaaaatccctaccCCCCAAAGTTGGAgatatattccccccccccaattgtaaATCAAAATGCTGATCGTGTCCTGGTATTAGTTAAATGTGCTGTAAGTTAAATAGACCTAACAAGGCAGTTTTCAAACTGGAAGCCTGGTAGGAGTTTAATGACATCTTCCAGTACACCCATCCTGGCAATATAATCATTAAAATTTGTCAAGTGTAAAAAAGAATGACAAAACATTACCCCAGAGCAACTTACTGTATAAATGCAACAATGAAGCTGCTAAATGGTTTCTCGggatatttacttccagatctaAAGTTATATTGATTTGGCTTGATCTCCTGAAGGGCATGGGTTCATGGTTTTATGAGGAAAGAAGGATTAGAGAAATTCACCTTACATGACAGGTTTCTGCATCTCAGCTGCAAATTGGTGTGGAATTACTAATAAGGAAGCAGTAGAACACTATTGTATCACTCCTAGAAATGTGAGAGACACAAAGATAATTCATTTTTGAGACACTGTACCTACTGCACATATATGGTGGTGATTCTACACTGAATATTCTCACATTTTTATGGACTGCATAATGCGGTATGGACCTAGACAAAATATTTGCTAGTTTGAGAAATTTCAGTGGAGGAGAAATTGTTGCTCAGATTTCTTTACTGAAAAAACCATTAATCATTATGAAAGTCAAGGAAATAAATGTATGTAAATATATTCAGATATTTGTGAATGCTAAATCCTAAACACAGAGGGGGCGTTGTGAGACATTGCCGTTGTTGCATGCCTGAGGTTGAAATCTAGATGTCCTTTGGCTCGATGAACCCATCAGGGACAGATTACCCCAGATCTGGAAATGAACTGTTTTTTGCTGAAGACCTTGACAACACAGTGTCTGCTCATTcttcctggatctccctttgaaAATGAAGAACCCTCTGAAGACCCAGGCCTGCAGAAGCTTGTGATTTTCTTATTAAGGTGTGGAGAGCTTGTATTTAACCCTTCCATTACTTTTCGATAACCATTAGATAAGTCTAACACAACGCAATCATGACCAAAACCGAATATTGAGTATAGCCTGTAGCTCTGTACAGAACCAGAACCCCATCTTCCAGAATGGAGGATGACCGTTGGTCTCTGCAGCCACACCCACATCCATGCATGATGGTAACTACTCCACACAACACTTGCACATATGAACAGTCCATTTGAAGGAATGGAACTACTTCGGTTCACAGGGGATGGCAGATTTGGGCCTGACACGTGATTCAAAGTATGAGTGGCCTTATTTGTACTTATACTAAGACCCCCCTTTATACccttctggcagtgtaaagggccATAATTGTAATCTACACATACTTTAAGgttcctttacattgccagagtagTATAAAGGGCTGCTAATGGAAATGCAAATCAGGCTTGAAGACTGGTTAGTGAGCCTAGAGAGACTTTCTTGCTATTCAAAGAATAGTTCAATGTGGGCAACTCTGAGCTGGCCAAGACTTGTCATCACGTTGAGTATTTGAATATGAAATCCCCAAGAACTTACTGTGCGATTCTGATCAACATTTTTCAGTCAAAAAAATTTACGGTGAAAAATTGTCATTTAAAATTTAtggttttctgatgaaaaaaggaaaatttaaaaaagtgTGGGGGGGTTCTAGTTTTCATCAAAGAATTGAACATGTCTATGAAAATTttccaaaaagagagagattttgtttCTTATGattttataatgaaaaataattaCCATTTTCTGACCACTTTTTGTGGTATGCACTGCCATGCCAAGATgcataaatctctctctctttctctaattTTTCCTGTGCCCAGAAGCCTTGTTTAATTTTTCCACTAGCTATGAAAGAGAAGAGGTTCAGGGTCAGGTAAAGATCCCAGTGGCTTGAATGGCAGTTTACTTGAGTAAAATAGGgtaaaggacttcaggatttggcccatatagATCTGTATTTCAGCAGACTCTGCTAAACCATGTAATACTATGTAGTAATATATTAAGTTGTCAAGGGCTAGAGTCTCCCTTTACAGCCTGCCCTGAGCAAAGGGCCGGGAATAGCTGCACCACCCCAGTAGCAGGCCAAAGGATGTTTTTTGGCTCAGAGTTACAAttcctcctctgctcctccctgcaGTGGGCAGGGAGTAAATTAACTCACCCCTTTTCATGGAGTTGCTCACTCCTGTGGTGGACCTGGCCAGCCATAGCTCCTCCcaatccctgcctcctccccgctcACTTGCTCAACAGTTGGATCATCAGAGAAGCAGCTCCTGCTCACCCACTGTAACAGTCTGAGTGAGATACAGTCTGTGCAGGACCAAACAGGGgagcaaggggtggggagggatttaCACCACCGAGTAAGGCCTCTGACAATTTAGCACCATGTAACTAAGTAGTAATTGCATGATAGTTATGCTCTTTATCATTTAAACTGTTACCAAGATGTGAAAGCAGGGTATTCAGCCGTATGTGTTCTCTTGGCACTTTCTTTCTCACTCTCATGACCCTGCTGCAGAGATGCTTTTTGTCCTACTATATTATCTTGCATTGAAAGCTCAGCGTGCAGAAGCAGAGAGGATGTCCAAGTGTTTTCAGTACTGCTGACTTCACTTTCAAGAAGGCATACAGGAGGAAATGCCAAACTTCC encodes:
- the LOC135983211 gene encoding uncharacterized protein LOC135983211 — encoded protein: MQSSPAVMAVQSGNRKRAPAWTDREVLDLIAVWGDESVLSELRSKRRNAKIYEKISKDMAERGYSRDATQCRVKIKELRQGYQKTKEANGRSGSHPQTSRFYEALHSILGAAATTTPPVTVDSEDGILSTAGSSDMLGDGEDEEGDEEGEAVGSSHNADFPDSQDLFITLTEIPYEASPAITPDTESGEGSATPSATVSQPSLESHSQRLARIRRRKKRTREDMFSELMASSQAQAAQQTQWRENLTRMHQANMDREERWRQEDQQATQTLLGLLREQTDTLRRLVDVLQERRQEDRAPLQSISNRPPPPPSPIPTSPKVQRRRGGRVPANSHSTPAESSSSRRLSFPKI